The following nucleotide sequence is from Deinococcus multiflagellatus.
GATGGGTTGCTCGCGGTTACTTGACCCCCTCCTGAATGGCCGCCTCCAGCGCCTGCACACTGAGCTGCTCAAGCCGCTGCCCATTCACGAAGAACGTGGGTGTGCCGCTGACCCCGAGGGCCACGCCGTCCTGCCGGTCGCGTTCAACCAGGTCCCGCACTTCTTTTGACTCCAGGCTGCGCTGCACCTGCGCGCGGTCCAGGCCCAGGTTCGCGGCGTAGTCCAGGAATTTGCTGGTCTGTGGAGTCTGCTGCTCGCCCCACTCGGACTGCTTAGTAAACAGGTAATCCCGGGCTCGCCAGCGTTTGGCCTCATCTTCTTTGGCGGCTGCCTCAATCAGACCCGCGGCGAGGACGGAGTTGCTGTGCAGCGGAAAATAGCGCGCGACCAGACGTACCTGACCGTCGTACTTCTCCAGCAACTTCATCAGGTCCGGTTCAATGGCCCGGCAGGCTTCGCATTCCGGGTCAAAGAATTCCACGATGGTGACGTTGGCGTCGGCGGGGCCCAGGGCAGGGCTGTCGGCGCGGATGAGGCGTTCACTGGCGTCGGCCAGCAGGGCGGCGGCCTGTGACGTGCCCCGGTTGGCCAGGCTCAGGACCACGATGGTGGCCAGGACAGCGAGCGCGCCGAGGGCCAGCAGAAGGACGGGGGCTTTCTTGGAGGACTGTGTCATGATGTACCTCGGGGTTTGGAGAGCAGCAGGCTGAGGGTGATGACGGTGAAAGCACTCAGGCTGAGCAGGGGAATCGTGATGAATCCCAGCCACTCAATCTGCCGGGCGGTGCAG
It contains:
- a CDS encoding DsbA family protein encodes the protein MTQSSKKAPVLLLALGALAVLATIVVLSLANRGTSQAAALLADASERLIRADSPALGPADANVTIVEFFDPECEACRAIEPDLMKLLEKYDGQVRLVARYFPLHSNSVLAAGLIEAAAKEDEAKRWRARDYLFTKQSEWGEQQTPQTSKFLDYAANLGLDRAQVQRSLESKEVRDLVERDRQDGVALGVSGTPTFFVNGQRLEQLSVQALEAAIQEGVK